In Eubalaena glacialis isolate mEubGla1 chromosome 4, mEubGla1.1.hap2.+ XY, whole genome shotgun sequence, one DNA window encodes the following:
- the LOC133089512 gene encoding large ribosomal subunit protein uL11-like: MFCFRLSARRRPRCNFLQSSQIRVHPTPAVSTVPPEFDPSEIKVVYLRCTGGEVGATSALAHKISPLGLSPKKVGDDITKATGDWKGLRITVKLTIQNRQAQIEVVPSASALIIKVLKEPPRDRKKQKNIKHSGNITFDEIVNIAQQMRHRSLARELSGTIKEILGTAQSMGCNVDGCHPHDILDDINSGAVECPAS, encoded by the coding sequence GTGCAACTTTCTTCAGTCATCCCAAATCCGGGTTCATCCGACACCAGCCGTCTCCACTGTGCCACCTGAGTTCGACCCCAGCGAGATCAAAGTCGTGTACCTGAGGTGCACCGGTGGGGAAGTCGGTGCCACGTCTGCCCTGGCCCACAAGATCAGCCCCCTGGGTCTGTCTCCAAAGAAAGTTGGTGATGACATCACCAAGGCAACTGGTGATTGGAAGGGTCTGAGGATTACAGTGAAACTGACCATTCAGAACCGACAGGCCCAGATTGAGGTGGTACCTTCTGCCTCTGCCCTGATCATCAAAGTCCTCAAGGAACCgccaagagacagaaagaagcagaaaaacattAAGCACAGTGGAAACATCACTTTTGATGAGATTGTCAACATTGCCCAACAGATGCGGCATCGATCTTTAGCTAGAGAACTCTCTGGAACCATTAAAGAGATCCTGGGGACCGCCCAGTCTATGGGCTGCAATGTTGATGGCTGCCACCCTCACGACATCTTAGATGACATCAACAGTGGTGCGGTGGAATGCCCAGCTAGTTAA